The nucleotide sequence CCGGACGAAGAAGTCCGGCGCCGATGGGTAGGCGGCGATGCGGTCGGCGACGTCGGTCTTGAGTGGTTCGGGGAACGCATCGAACTCGAGCAGCGCCCGGGAGTGGATGCCGATCTGGTGGCCCACGATGAACTCCAGCCGGGGGTGACGAGCCCGTCATCTCCGGGATCGTCTGCTCCCACCGCACGGGACCTTCGGCCCGCAGGCGTCCCCCGCGAGGGCGGAGAGTCAAGTCGACAAAGGGAGACAACATGTCCACCACCTCACCCGCTAGCCCTGCTCCCGCAGAATCGTTCGCTCCCCCGGTCGCCACGGCGTCCGACCGATCGATGATGCCGTTGCGGCAGGGGAGGTGATCGCGGTGAGCGTTCTGCGGCGTGCCGTCCGTCCTCTGGCCGTGATCCTCGCGGCCGGCATTCTCACGCTCGTCGCCGGTGGCGCCGCCGCCGGCGCACCCGTGCAGTCCTCGCCCGCGGTCGCATCGGCGGTAGACGATCGGGACGGACCACGGTTCTACTCCGGCTTGGTGATCGATGTCTCCGGTGCAGTCGATGGCGATGTGTACGCCACGGGCCAGAGCGTCACCATCAGCGGCGACGTCACGGGTGACGTGATCGCCGCAGCTCAAACCGTCGCGATCACGGGGACGGTGGACGGCGATGTTCGCATTGCCGCCCAGGACGTCTCGGTCACCGGCGAGGTGTCCCGAAGCGGAACGGTCTTCGCGGCCGGCTTCACGATCGGCGATACGGGATCCTTCGGTCAGGACGTGGTCACTGCTGCGGGCACCGTCAGCATCGCCGGCGAGGTGGGGCGCGATGTCGCTGCCAGTGTCGGACGTCTTGTCATCGACGGGTCCGTCGGCGGCAGCGTGACGTACGTGAGCGACGATGATGCGCGTATCGCAGAAGGGGCGGTCGACGGCACGGTCGAGCGCCTGGAGCCTCCGCAGACCCCTCGGGTCGAGGTCTCCCCGTGGGCGGTGTTCATCGGCTGGTTCCTCGGCTTCCTTTATGCGCTCATCTCTCTCAGCCTCATCGCCCTGCTCGCGGGACTCCTCCTCCCGCGCTGGCTGCAACGCGTCACCGACCATCTGACGCCGTCACCGTGGAAGGCGCTGCTCGTGGGCTTCGTCGCATCCGTCGCGGTTCCCATCGCACTCTTCTTCGTGGCCATCACGATCATCGGCGCTCCGCTCGCCATCGCCGGCGCACTGGTGTGGACGGTCATGGTCCTGGCGACGTTCGTGTACAGCGCGTTCTACATCGGGCGCCTCGTGTTCCGCGACCGTGCGCACCCCGTGGTGATGTCACTCGTCGGCGGGGTGATACTCATCGTCGCGCTTCAGATCCCGTGGCTCAACATCCTCGTCTGGCTCGCGATGGTCTTCTTCGGCCTGGGAGCCCAGCTTCTGGAACTCCACCGTCAGCGGCCATGGCATCGCACACCGACAGCGATCGTCGGCCCCGCACTGCCGGCGGATCAGACAACAGCTCACGCGCAGCCTCCGAGCGCAGGCGTTGCGCCGCAGGCTGGCGTCACATCTCCGCCGCCGCCATCCCTGCGCACAGACCCGACGGCGCCTCCCGCCCCGTAAGGAAGCATGCCACCGTCGCGAGATGCGCCCGCTGGGCTACTGCGTCGACGATGTCGCCGAGGGACTTGCCGTCACGGCACCGGAGGACGGACGATCGGATGCCGCGGCCGCCCTGGCCGACTGCTACCTGCGTTTCCTCGAGTCCGCCGTCACAGAGGACGGCCGCGTGCACAACCGCATGGGTCCCGGCGGCGAATGGACCGACGAACCCGGTCCCGGAGACTGGTGAGGCCGCGCCCTGTGGGGACTCGGGGTCGCGGCACGCCGATCGAGCCTCGCCGCGCTCGGCGCCGTCGAGATGGCCGGTCCGGGAGGAACGGATACTGCGGCACTCGCCCTGCTCCGTGACAAGACCGCCGCCATCGCCGCGTGCCGGTCGGGGGTCTCGGGCTCGACCCTTGCCGCTCTCGCGACGCTGCAGTGCGTCCGCCGCGCGACCGGCGCGCCCGACGGATGGCGTCAGAGCGCGGTCAGCAGCGCGTCCAACTGGCGCCGCGGCATGGGTCGCGCGAACAAGTAGCCCTGGCCGCGGTCGCACCCCAGCGACGTGGCCTTCTCCAGGTGCCGCGTAGTCTCGATCCCCTCGGCGACGACGCGGATGCCGGCGTCGTGGGCGACAGTGATCGCGGCGCCCATGGTTCGTTCAGCCGATGGGGACTCGTCCGCCACCAGGGCGCGGTCGATCTTCAGCTCTGTGGCGTGAAGCCGCTTGAGCTGGGTGAGCGATGCCTGTCCGGCGCCGAAGTCATCGAGCGCGATGCCCAGCCCCATCGCCCGGAGACGATCGAGCCGGCCGACGACCGCCGACACATTGCCGATGCGACGACCCTCGGTGATCTCGAGCGTGAGCCGGCGTGCGGGATGACTGATCCGATCGACCAGCCGACCCAGCCACGTGGAGAACGCGGAGTCCTGCAGCTGTGTCGGCGACACGTTGACGGAGACATCGATGCCCCACCTGGACATCACGGCGATCGCCTGCGTGGCCATGTACCGGCCGATCTCCCCGATCATGCCGTCCTCTTCGGCGATGGGAATGAACTCGTTCGGTCCCACCGGGCCCCAATCCGGGTGAGTCCACCTGCACAAAGCCTCGACGGCGACCACTCTGTGGGTCACCAGGTCGATCTGAGGCTGGAACCACGCGGTGATCTCCGAGCGGTCGAGGGCGTGCGCCAGCGCTCTCGATATCTCGCTTCTCACAGCCACGGCTTCTCGCTTCCGGTGCTGGCGGTCACCCCTGCCCCGCGTCTTCCCGTCGCGCCATTCTCGCACCGGACGCGGTTGGGCATCGGCGTCTTGACTGCGGCCGGTGTTGTCGGATACCCGATGCGTCGCGTCTCGCTTCATGGGCCAGCGCTTTCGAGTCAACCCGGTTCGCGCGATCGACAGGAGCCGGTTTACTGATCGTGATGAACAGCCGTGATCCGCAGGACCTGATGATCCGCGACATCCGTGAAGAGGATGCCGGCGAGGTGCTCACGCTTCAGCGCGCCGCGTTCGTGCAGGAGGCGCTCATCTACGACACCGTCCGCATGCCGCCCCTCACACAGAGCCTCGACGAGCTGAGAGCGGAGCTGGCGGACAACCTCGGGCGCGTCGCACTGCAGGGATCGAGGCTGGTCGGCGCGGTCCGCGCCAAGCATGAGTCCGGGCTGCTGCTCATCGGTCGGCTGGCGATCGCCCCGGACGTCCAGGGGCTCGGAATCGGCTCCCGGCTGCTCCTCGCCGTCGAGGATGCCGGGCGGAACGCGGGATGCCGGGAGGCTGAGCTTTTCACGGGGTCGCTGAGCGAGGCGAATCTGCGACTGTACGAACGCCTCGGCTATCGCGAATCCCAGCGCGTCGACGGTGACGACGGCATCGAGCAGGTCTTCCTCCGCAAGGCGCTGCTCTGATGCCTGGTGCCGCGTCACGGTCGTGGCGCAGCGGACGGCGTGAAGGTGCAGGTTCTGGGACTGCCTGACGGTCTCGGCCCGTGCTCTGCCGAGTGCGCCGGCCGACGCGCACGCGAAGTCCGCGCCGTCTACGCGGCAGCGCTGTTCGGCGACGACCCGGGGTCAGCCGAAGGAGCGGCGTGGCCCTCGCCGTGTGCGCCTCATGAACCGCTAGGGTGGCAGCAAGCCGGGTCCCACACCTTTCGGCAGCGTCGCAGAGGCATCCCCAGTGCTGAGCCCTCCCCCCAAATGGGCGCGTGATGCTCGCGGGACAGGCTGAGGTCCCTCGGACGCTACAGGATCTAGCTGCAACGTCCGAGGGACCGTCCTTGCGCGGGGGGAGCGCAGGGAAATCGGCGGCACTGCCCCAGAGATCCCCAGACCGGACGCCCGCGCCGTGATCATTTCCCAGGATCACGCCGAGCTGCCCGCGGCTCACCATATCGCGTCCACGCTGCAGTGAACAGCATCCGCCGCCCCACGTCCGTACCCGCCGTGACGTCCGCGTCTTCGGACGAGCCCTGGGGCACTGATGAAGGATGCTGCGGACCGCAGCATCCGTCGCGGACCCGCTCTCTCGACTATGCGAGCCGCATCGTCGCCTGCGGCAGTGCGGCGAGCCCGGCCGCTGTGCGCTCGATCGTCTGCTGCATCACCTCGACGGCCCGTGTCGGAGCCATGTCGGTGACCCGCGCGATGCTGATGGTGCGCGTCAGGGTCGGGTGGGACAGGCGGACCGATCGCAGTCCGGACCGCTCGATGAGCACCATCGCGGGCACGATCGCGACGCCGATCCCGCGCTCGACGAAGCGCAGCACGGCGTCCATCTCGGCCCCTTCGATGACCGTGTGCGGCGTCAGTCCCGCCGCCGCGAACGCGGCATCGGTGGTGGCGCGCAGGTCGTACGTCGAGCTGAAGACGACCTGCGGCAGCGCGGCGACGTCGCCGAGGCCGACGCTCGCTCGTGTCGTGAGCGGAGGCGCGCTGCTCGACGAGATGACGACGAGCTCTTCGACGAGTAGCTGCGTGACGGTGAATCTCTCGGCGGATGCAGCGCCGGAGGTGGTGATCAGCGCGAGGTCGAGTTCGCCACCCGCAAGGTCGTCGAGCAGACCGCGCGACCCGCTCTCGGTGATGTGCAGCTCGATTCCGGGATGCGCGGCGTGGAACGCGCTCAGCACTTCGGCGACGAGGCTGATGCAGAGGGTGGGCGTGGCGCCGAGGCGGACGCGCCCGCGCCGGAGGCCGGCGAGCTCGTCGATCTCGCGGCGAACGGATGCTGCGTCGGCCAGCATCCGTCGGGCGAGGGGCAGGAGCGCCTCGCCCGCGGCGGTCGGTGTGCTGCCTCCGCGGGCGCGGTGGAACAGATCCACACCCAGACTCTGCTCGAGTGTCGAGATCTGGCGGCTCAGCGACGGCTGCGCGAGGTGGAGCTGCTCGGCGGCGCGGGTGAAATTGCCCAGCTGAGCCACCGTGACGAACGCACGGAGCTGCTCGAGATTCATTTTGAATAGCCTATTGCTATCTATCCCACCAGGTATATGCATTGGAGTAATCGGTGCGAACTGCTTAGCGTGTCTGCTGTGATCCCCTCAGAACGCCGGCTTTCCACCACCGTCCTCGTGATCGGCACCGGGGGCTCCGGTCTCCGCGCGGCCATCGAACTCGCCGAAGCCGGCGTCGACGTCGTCGCGCTGGGCAAGCGCCCGAAATCGGACGCGCACACCTCCCTCGCCGCAGGCGGCATCAACGCCGCCCTCGGCACAATGGATGCCGACGACAGCTGGCAGCAGCACGCCGCCGACACGCTGAAGGAGAGCTACCTGCTCGCCAACCCGCACACCGTCGAGATCGTCACGTCGGGCGCCGCTCGCGGGATCGAAGACCTCGAGTGCTACGGCATGCCGTTCGCCCGCGAGGACGACGGGCGCATCTCGCAGCGGTTCTTCGGCGCGCACACGTACCGTCGCACCGCGTTCGCGGGCGACTACACGGGGCTCGAGATCCAGCGCACGCTGATCAACCGGGCCGCGCAGCTGCACGTGCCGATCCTCGACACCGTCTACGTGACGCGCATCCTCGTGAACGATGACGGGGCTGTCTTCGGCGCCTACGGCTTCGACCTCGAGGACGGCACGCGCTACCTCATCCACTCGGACGCGGTGATCCTCGCGGCGGGCGGGCACAACCGCATCTGGCGGCGCACGTCGTCGCGACGCGACGAGAACACCGGCGACTCCTTCCGCCTCGCGGTGGAAGCAGGCGGCCGGCTTCGTGATCCGGAGCTCGTGCAGTTCCACCCGAGCGGCATCATCGAGCCCGAGAACGCGGCCGGCACCCTCATCTCCGAGGCGGCACGCGGCGAAGGCGGCATCCTGCGCAACGGCCTCGGCGAGCGCTTCATGCACAAGTACGACCCCGAGCGCCTCGAACTTTCCACACGCGACCGTGTCGCCCTGGCCTGCTACACCGAGATCAAGGAGGGCCGCGGCACCCCGAACGGCGGCGTCTGGCTCGACGTGTCCCACCTCCCGCGCGAGACGATCATGACCCGCCTCCCCCGCGTGTACCAGACGATGCTCGAGCTGCAGATGCTCGACATCACCAAGGAGCCGATCGAGATCGCGCCGACTGCGCACTACTCGATGGGCGGCGTCTGGGTTCGCGCGTCGGACCACTCCACCGACGTGCCCGGACTCTACGCCATCGGCGAGGCGTCTTCGGGCCTTCACGGCGCCAACCGGCTCGGCGGCAACTCGCTCATCGAGTTGCTCGTGTTCGGTCGCATCGTCGGGCAGGCCGCCGCCGCGTACTCGGCGGCGCTCCCCGCCCAGACACGTTCGGCGGCGGCCGTCGCGACCGCCCGCGCGGAGATCGACGTCCTGCTCGCAGCATCCGGAACCGAGAATGTCCGGGCGCTCCAGCGCGCCATCCGCGACACGATGACCGAGCACGCCGGTGTCGTGCGTGACGAGGAGGGGCTTCTCGCCGGCCTCGCCGAACTCGACGCGATCGAAACGCGGATGACAGACATCGGCGTGCACCCCGACATCGCGGGATATCACGATCTCGCACACGCGTTCGACCTCAAGTCGGCGGCCCTCGCCGCGCGGGCGACGCTCGAAGCCGCGCTCGAACGGCGGGAGACCCGCGGGTGCCACAACCGCAGCGACTACCCTGACATCGATCCCGAACTGCAGGTCAACCTGGTGTGGTCCCCCTCGACCGGCGTTGTACGGGAGCAGATCCCGCCGATCCCCGCCGAGATCGGCGCGCTGATGCGCGAGGTGTCCGTTGCCGGGAAGCTGGCCGAGTAGCCCTCGCACACCCGTCTCGAGGGATGCCGGCCACATCGGTCGATGGCGGCTTGTAGCCCCTTCGGCGCCGGGCGGCAACCCCCGAGAGCGACGGCGAATCCTCAGGTAGAAAGGACTCGTGAAGCGGGTGATCTACGCGGGAAGCGAGTTCGTGACGGGTGACGACATCGCCGCCACACTTCTGCGCTGCGGCCAGGCGCTGGCCGAGGCGGGCGAGGCCGAGGCCGTGACGGTTCCGACGAGGGAGCCGGACGGCTCCGTCGGTGAGGTGACTGTTCTCATCGGGCCCGCGAGCCAGATGGTCGCGCGTGACGTCCACGACGACAATGGGGAGCTCGTCGATGAGGCGGCGGTCGAGCGGATGAAGTCGATCCAGCGACGTCTGCACCCGATCGCCGCGGTCGACCCCGCCCCTTCGGCCGAGGTCGACTGGGAAGACGAGATCTGACAGGCATCGTCATCGGAAGTCCCTGGTGCGATGCTGCACGCCGACGCGGAGGTCTTCGAACGCGTCGGCGATGAGGTTCGTCACGCCCTCGGCCGAGCGCTCGAGCATGCCGCGCGCGATGAGCGCGGGCGAGTCGCGCACGATACGGCGATACCGATTCCAGACGCCGAGCGAGCACACGATGTTGACGAGACCGTGTTCGTCTTCGAGGTTGAGGAACGTGATTCCGGATGCTGTGGCCGGCCGCTGCCGATGAGTCACGAGGCCTGCGACCTCGACGCGGCGGCCGACCTCATGGCTGCGCAGTTCGCGGGACGTCAGCACGCCACGCGCGTCGAGCCCGGAGCGATAGTGGGTGATCGGATGGTCGTCGGTGGAGATGCCCGTCGCCCACAGGTCGGCGGCGAGGCGCTCGTAGCTGGTGGGGTCGGCGAACAGCGGCGGCTGCACCGCGATGAGCGAGTCCGGCAGGAACTCGGGGCGGTCCTGCGCCGCCGACCCGGCGAGCCAGATCGCCTCGCGCCTGCTGAGCCCGAGGCATTCGAACGCCCCCGCGGTGGCGAGCGCCTCGACCTGGACCGCGGTGATGCTGGTGCGCCGCACGAGATCGCGGAGGTCGCGGAACAGCCCGCCCGACTCGCGCGCGGCGACGATGCGCTGGGCGACCGTCGCGCCGATCCCCTTCACCCCCGCAAGCCCCAGCCGCACCGCGAACCTCCCGTCGCGGCGGTGCGCCGCGGATTCATCGGGCGCGTCGATGTCGAAGAGACCGACGGGCGGCTGCTTGCGCTCGGCACACGAGCCGAGGCCGGTGGGCCCTTCGGCTCCGGTCGCTGAGCCTGTCGAAGCGCCGGCGACGGGCTCGAGCACCGCCTCGCTGCCGGACAGGTGCAGGTCGGGGCGACGCACCTCGACCCCGTGGTGGCGCGCGTCGCCCACGAGCGTCGCGGGCGAGTAGAAGCCCATCGGCTGCGCCCGCAGCAGGCCGGCGAGGAACGCCGCCGGATAGTGCAGCTTGATCCACGAACTGGCGTAGACCAGCAGCGCGAACGACAGCGAGTGCGACTCGGCGAAGCCGAAGTTCGCGAATGCCTGGATCTTGGCGTAGATCGCGTCGGCCTCCTCGCCCACGAGGTCGTTCTCGGCCATGCCGGCGTACAGCTTCTTCTTCAGCGAGTCGATGCGCTCGATCCCCCGCTTGGACCCCATGGCGCGCCGCAGCAGGTCGGCGTCCTCTCCGGTGAGCCCGCCGACGGCCATGCCCATCTGCATGAGCTGCTCCTGGAACACCGGGATTCCGAGCGTTCGCTCCAGCACCGGCACCAGCTTGGGGTGCGGGTAGGTCACACCCTCCTGCCCGAGCTTGCGCTTGACGAACGGGTGCACGGCACCGCCCTGGATGGGGCCGGGGCGGATGAGCGCGATCTCGATCACGAGGTCGTAGAACCGGCGCGGCTGCAGGCGCGGCAGAAGGCCTATCTGCGCACGCGACTCGACCTGGAACACCCCGATCGAGTCGGCGCGGCACAGCATGTCGTAGACCGCCTTCTCCTCCTTCGGGAGGGTCGACAGCTCCCAGTCCTCCCCGGTCGAAGCACGGATCATGTCGAAGCAGTACTGCAGGGCCGCCAGCATCC is from Microbacterium sp. LWH3-1.2 and encodes:
- a CDS encoding polymer-forming cytoskeletal protein, translated to MSVLRRAVRPLAVILAAGILTLVAGGAAAGAPVQSSPAVASAVDDRDGPRFYSGLVIDVSGAVDGDVYATGQSVTISGDVTGDVIAAAQTVAITGTVDGDVRIAAQDVSVTGEVSRSGTVFAAGFTIGDTGSFGQDVVTAAGTVSIAGEVGRDVAASVGRLVIDGSVGGSVTYVSDDDARIAEGAVDGTVERLEPPQTPRVEVSPWAVFIGWFLGFLYALISLSLIALLAGLLLPRWLQRVTDHLTPSPWKALLVGFVASVAVPIALFFVAITIIGAPLAIAGALVWTVMVLATFVYSAFYIGRLVFRDRAHPVVMSLVGGVILIVALQIPWLNILVWLAMVFFGLGAQLLELHRQRPWHRTPTAIVGPALPADQTTAHAQPPSAGVAPQAGVTSPPPPSLRTDPTAPPAP
- a CDS encoding EAL domain-containing protein yields the protein MAVRSEISRALAHALDRSEITAWFQPQIDLVTHRVVAVEALCRWTHPDWGPVGPNEFIPIAEEDGMIGEIGRYMATQAIAVMSRWGIDVSVNVSPTQLQDSAFSTWLGRLVDRISHPARRLTLEITEGRRIGNVSAVVGRLDRLRAMGLGIALDDFGAGQASLTQLKRLHATELKIDRALVADESPSAERTMGAAITVAHDAGIRVVAEGIETTRHLEKATSLGCDRGQGYLFARPMPRRQLDALLTAL
- a CDS encoding GNAT family N-acetyltransferase, with the translated sequence MNSRDPQDLMIRDIREEDAGEVLTLQRAAFVQEALIYDTVRMPPLTQSLDELRAELADNLGRVALQGSRLVGAVRAKHESGLLLIGRLAIAPDVQGLGIGSRLLLAVEDAGRNAGCREAELFTGSLSEANLRLYERLGYRESQRVDGDDGIEQVFLRKALL
- a CDS encoding LysR family transcriptional regulator, yielding MNLEQLRAFVTVAQLGNFTRAAEQLHLAQPSLSRQISTLEQSLGVDLFHRARGGSTPTAAGEALLPLARRMLADAASVRREIDELAGLRRGRVRLGATPTLCISLVAEVLSAFHAAHPGIELHITESGSRGLLDDLAGGELDLALITTSGAASAERFTVTQLLVEELVVISSSSAPPLTTRASVGLGDVAALPQVVFSSTYDLRATTDAAFAAAGLTPHTVIEGAEMDAVLRFVERGIGVAIVPAMVLIERSGLRSVRLSHPTLTRTISIARVTDMAPTRAVEVMQQTIERTAAGLAALPQATMRLA
- a CDS encoding L-aspartate oxidase encodes the protein MHWSNRCELLSVSAVIPSERRLSTTVLVIGTGGSGLRAAIELAEAGVDVVALGKRPKSDAHTSLAAGGINAALGTMDADDSWQQHAADTLKESYLLANPHTVEIVTSGAARGIEDLECYGMPFAREDDGRISQRFFGAHTYRRTAFAGDYTGLEIQRTLINRAAQLHVPILDTVYVTRILVNDDGAVFGAYGFDLEDGTRYLIHSDAVILAAGGHNRIWRRTSSRRDENTGDSFRLAVEAGGRLRDPELVQFHPSGIIEPENAAGTLISEAARGEGGILRNGLGERFMHKYDPERLELSTRDRVALACYTEIKEGRGTPNGGVWLDVSHLPRETIMTRLPRVYQTMLELQMLDITKEPIEIAPTAHYSMGGVWVRASDHSTDVPGLYAIGEASSGLHGANRLGGNSLIELLVFGRIVGQAAAAYSAALPAQTRSAAAVATARAEIDVLLAASGTENVRALQRAIRDTMTEHAGVVRDEEGLLAGLAELDAIETRMTDIGVHPDIAGYHDLAHAFDLKSAALAARATLEAALERRETRGCHNRSDYPDIDPELQVNLVWSPSTGVVREQIPPIPAEIGALMREVSVAGKLAE